tgtatgtatattagtaGTACCAGGCTGGAAAGTAGATTTTTGCACTTATCCACCAGAATAACCCAGCTTCTTTTCATAAAAATTGTCCAGGAAAACCCTGAAGACTTTAAAATACTGGAGTGCGTGGTTTTGCCATGTCATTCCCTTTCAGCGAACAgcacaaatgggcttcagataTTCTATCCACATGGAGAATCAAACCGGTATCTcaaaacaagcaaatgctttaatcactactaggctacctcacctcCCCGTGGCTCTTTCTTACAGCACTGAATTTGGGGATCTGCTATTTCTCTCACTTGTAACATTAAAGTTCTAACGAAGACAAAATGTTCACAACACTCACCAAGTAGTTCATTAGGTTCTATATCTAGAATTTGAATCAAGGGTTCCACTAAGTCATTCACTTCAGCAATGACAAGAGTTCTTGAATTTCATGCTTAACTTCATACAATAACCCCCCACTGACCATCTGATGAAAGCCTACTTTTGGGAGCCATGCTCGGGAAAATTCTACGTctatatcatgaatatattgacaGTGCCTTTGTGTTATGAATCTCCACAATTGCACAGAATGGGGAAGACTGCATCCCTGAAGAAGATCAGCAGTCTATCATGAGGGCTCCTTCATCATCCGATGACATTCTACTGGGGGACTGGTTGGGAAAGTGGGCTGACGTCTTCCCAATGTCATCAGCATCATCACGCAGACTGGTGTACTGTGCAAGACTTTTACTCAGCTCCTTTGCGGCCAGCCCAGGTTCAGCAGGGGCTGTGTGACTGTATGGAAGGTCCATGGAGTTGATCAGCTGATACCCCTGCGGTGTGTGGCTGCTGACAGGGGGTGCAGATGAGAGGAACTGTGATGGTTGCTGATACTGGTAGTCTGCTACATTGTAGCTGTGCATGGGGCTGCTGGTGGGACTGGTCTTGCAGTAGGTAGGGTAGGTGCTGTACAGGTGGTGGAGGGAGCTGTATGATGGGGCTCGGGAGTAGTAAGTGCTGCCCCCACAGTATTCACTGGGGAGGAGAGGGGGTTCTGTCTTGGGCAACATGCTGGAACCCAGGCCAATGTCACAAGGTGTTGAGGAGAGACCTTAATGGAATGGGAGAAAAGACCATAGTTCAGGTTTAGTTTTCACTGGTTTTTCAATCTTCaatgtaaaaaaatattctttCTCCAACAGAATATATCAATATCCCAATATTCATTAATATGTCGATGTATTATGATTACggtatgtcaatgttttggtaTGCATATGGCAGAGTGGATGGAGAATATTGTCGGGTGTTACAATTCTGCTTTGGAAAAGAACGCTACTACCAAATTCAGTTGAGGTCAGGGAAATGCAAAATTATCATATACAGAAATACAAATCTAGCAATATCTATACCACctgacctatctatgtgccaagtttggtgaagaataGTGAACGGCTTTAAAGTTAAAAGGCAAAACGCACATCTGGgaatcatgcttgatatgttcACCAAgttcagggattgggaaagatattttgacaatgggccattttcaggattatcagacattttctgaatttagaatgggtcactgcccttgtatcaatactAAActacaaaattttaaatgcgcAAAATGGCCTATGGCCCCTGCCTGTCCCAATGCCTGCAAGTTTGGTTAAGCTATCACAAATGACTTAGGAGATATGCTTCAGACAAAGTATTGGGGCCACATAGATGGACAGAGCTCATCAACATTTTACATTTCAACAATTGGAGCTCTGTATCTTATACTCTGAAACCCCCATAACCCTGTATTTAAAATCTATAACTGCACCCATTATGATTTCAAAACTCTTACCAACTCTGACTGAGAGAAACATGCTGTTCTCTGAATCAGGGATTTTGGGGGTTACAAACTAAAAACTATATTCTGATCAAAACTGgggttaaaaaataaatatttcagagaTTTTGAGTTATTTCAAAACTGACTACAATGCAATAATGTTGAACAAGAATAACCATTCATATTATCACTGAATAAAtctgaaaacattaaaaatgaTTTCTAACAGTTTTCCACTATTGATAAACAAAGTTGATCCAATAGGCCAGACAGTGTCCTTATTCTAACCGAAGAATTTACAAATAAGAAAAGTATGTTCTGTTTTCTCGTATATGTGTTGGTAAAATTTGCTTCACATGTAATGAATGAGAAATTTCCCAAGCTGTTTATCAAACTAATCTAAGCTTGAGTTGTCATACGTTAATAAGAAAACACTCACTGTAGTTGACTTTCCAGGTACTTTCAGATGTATCTCGCCCTAGATCCTCTGAAACATGAACAATTGGCAAAATCTGCAAACACACTCCACAAAGAGAGGAATTTCACAGGAGAGTCACACGCTTCTTTGCAAACACCCATGCATACTATCATAATACAACCAACATTAAAACATGAATGGATCATTCACTGTTACTTACTATGGACACCAATGATGTGTACTAAGAGTGTAACAATGCATTGAACTATCAACTGATCATGATTGTTACCTTGCAATAGTCTATCAACATTGCAATAGTACCATGTAATAATCTATTGTTTTAGTTCCTCAGACCTGTGTAGACACCCCTAATGAAAACTGACCAACATTAATGGAATATCCATCAACACTTGACACCCATGATGTATGCTGACCAACAGTGAAGCATTAAATGAATATTCCTTGATACTGactgaaaccactttcaaaACTTTTTTAAGGTCACAGAATTTACAGAATGTGGTTTTGACACTGGTCTATTTATATAACTGATGATAACCTACACAATTCAACATGATCATGAGTGGGGTAAGTCTTTCTTGCAAGGAGGAGtatgattgtatttcaattatgtGATGGTGCGTAGAGCTGCAACAATGCATCAAACTAGCAATGGATTGCAATTGCAGAGTCTCTGATGGCAATTAATCGATGATAGAAACCAAAAACTATTGATGCATTGATAGGATATGTGACAATGGATAGTTAGGTAATTTACTTCTGTTGATGAGTGTGCAGCACAAAATACAGCATGTTTGTGTGCAGACTTGCAGCTTCCTTCAGCTTCCTAGCTGCTTACTtgagtttcaagtttcttgtcagttatcaaaagagacTAAAActgcttcaaaatgtttttatttcaaataaactatacattcaattgcgaaatgacttcaaataagacaattcaaggagaaaaaacGACTGCAGTAGTTGGGATAAAAGGCAGAGACCGGGGTAGGCGAGGTGGGGCTGTGGTGCTAGCACAAGGGTGACCAGTTTTGTCCAGGTTGGCCCCATCAGACGAAGTAGTTAGCGGTGACtgagtgtatatatactacttGGACCCAGAGGTGGTGGCTGGTGGTCTAGGGGTGGGACCGGTGGAGGTGTTCCGGTGGGGTGCCGGTAGTGTATCCGGTGAATAATGGGTATGTTGCTTATGATTTCAGGACCACGGGAGGGCAGTGCTGTAACCATTGGGGATGTGTGTCCAGTTGCTAACTTATACCTTAGACTGGTTGTAAATTGTAATGTATTACCTCTCATTGTGTGGTTGACAATGTACGGGTCTATATGGGTGATGTGTTACTATTGAAGAAATGTCAGATTCACATTCCTAAATAAAGGTAAAACGATGGTGTTGGTGAAAATAAAGATTCTGAAACTAAATGTCTCAGTGTTTGTTATTTATCACTAGAGTGTTTAATGTAAATGAATGGAACATATATGGGCCGACATATATAACAAAGTAGTTATAAAGTTCG
Above is a genomic segment from Haliotis asinina isolate JCU_RB_2024 chromosome 7, JCU_Hal_asi_v2, whole genome shotgun sequence containing:
- the LOC137291143 gene encoding doublesex- and mab-3-related transcription factor dmd-5-like, coding for MSSGELEELGRKVRRPECARCRNHGIISLLRGHKRFCQFTNCMCANCILIAQRRKVSREQIALRRRQEQDEAAGLFIPVPENLLKGHSSSTIGCHLKMLKQKFPSMSLGRIHAVLKDTGNIEQTIIRLQKEDLGRDTSESTWKVNYSLSSTPCDIGLGSSMLPKTEPPLLPSEYCGGSTYYSRAPSYSSLHHLYSTYPTYCKTSPTSSPMHSYNVADYQYQQPSQFLSSAPPVSSHTPQGYQLINSMDLPYSHTAPAEPGLAAKELSKSLAQYTSLRDDADDIGKTSAHFPNQSPSRMSSDDEGALMIDC